The Verrucomicrobiota bacterium sequence CCCCACTGGCGGGGGATGCTCGCTCGTCGCGCCTTGCCCCAGGCCAAATTGGGCGCAACGAACGTGAGCGTATTTACGAAACGGACCACTTAGGGTCCGCATCTCACCTTTTGGGTCCCCCGTTCAGATCGTGGGACGTGGAAAGCCTCAACGATGCTCCCACCCCCATGAACCCGGTAGGGCGAGTCCGTCCCGGCGAGCCGCTCGACGGGTTTGGAACACCTTTGATTCGGCTCGCTGGGGACAGGCTCGCCCTACCCTTCATTGTGAAGCTTTCCTTGGTCGCCTGATGCATGTAGAAGCGGATTTTGCCAGATCCCAGATACTGATCAGATCGTGGGAGCGTCGCTCCACCAGCCAGGGAAAAAGTCCGCGAATGACGTGAGGATCCCCCTTGGCTCAATTCGAAGGGCCGCCCAGGGCAGGCGGATCGATAAATCGGATCATGGTCTCGCCCGGCTTGACGTAGCCGAGCTTCTCCCGCGCGACGCGCTCCAAGGCCTTGGGATCATTCTTGAGAGCTTTGATCCGCGTTTCCAGGCGCCGGGCAATCTCTTCCTCCTGGCGAACCTGCGCGGCCAGGTTCAGAATCTCCTTGCGCATTGCTTCGTTGTTTTTGATGACCGGGAGATACCAGATCGCCACGCCAATAACCACCGCGATCAGGAGCAGCACTGTGACGAGCCGGTTGAGTTTGCCCCAGATGCCAACGTCAACGTTCATGGACGGGAGTAAAGCAGGCTTCAAGACGGAAGGGAAGCACAGAGTCGCCAGCCGCCAGCCGCAGAGTGCGCGGAGTTGAATCCCATCAGTATCGCTCGAAATCATCGCGCGCCGCGCAAATTTTTTCGTCCTCGTCGTCCTCGTAATCGCGGCAATCGAGGACGAGAGGATTTGCGGGCTCCGCGAGGATTTCGGGTGATGCTGACTGCAAGTCTGCGTTACGACGAAGGCCCCCTTCACTTCAGCACCTTCCTCCAGGCTTGCAACACGCCCGCTTTGGAGAACGTCAGCCGGATAAGGTGATCCGGGGACGGTTGTTCGGTGTAGTAATGAATCCCCGGGTAACCGTAGGAATAATACCCGCCAAAGGAAGTCATCGTGCCTCGGGCATAGCCGCGGCTGAGCATCCATTCGGCCACTTTGGTTCCGTCCGACAAGGTTTCGGACCGTTCCGCCGGCCCCATGTCCAGCACGGCCTGATCGTAGGTGTAACTTCCCACGCGGCTGTTCCAATCAACCCGTGCCGTCGCACAACCCGTCAACACCAACGCCAGCCCCAGAATCGAAATCAACCTTTTCATGCGCGAAGCATAATTGCTTGGGAAGCGAATCAAAAGTGAAAATCAGGACTGAGGGTCACCGTTTCCTGCCCGTGCGCATCCGGGAGCGAAAGATCGAGCAAAATGATGTCTGGCTCGCTCTCCCTCATCTGCTCCAACGCCGCCTTCAAAGTTTCGACGTGGACGATTTGGAAATTTCGTGCTCCGGCGCGATTCAAGAGATCCCGGAGCAACCAGGCATCGCCTGGATTATCCTCCACGAGCAAAACTTTGAGCGGAGGGTTTTGCTCAGTTTGACTTCGGTAGGGCGAGCCTGTCCCCAGCGAGCCGATTCCAACGTGTTCCCAAGACGTCGGCCTCGGCTCGCCGGGACGGACTCGCCCTACCGTGGGAAGATTCGACGCCACGAAAGGAGTCCATAGTGAGAATTGCTGGTTTTCCGTGGAGGAAGGTCATTCCGGCGGCAGTTTGGCAATCGTCAGCCAGAAATCCTCGATCGCGCGGACGACCTTCATGAATTGGTCCAGGTTCACCGGTTTGGTGATGTAACAATTCGCGTGCAGATTGTAGGTGCGGATGATGTCTTCCTCGGCCCTGGAGGTAGTGAGGATCACGACGGGAATCCGCTTCAATTCGGGTCGGCTTTGATTTCGGACAAGACCTGGCGGCCATCCATTTTGGGTAAATTCAAATCCAGCAGGATCAGGGCGGGGCGGGGCGCATCCGCGTAGCCCTTCTGGCCTTTCAGATACGCCATCGCTTCAATCCCATCCGTCACAACCATCAGGTTGTTCCGGACCTTGCTCTCTTTGAGGGACTCCTGCGTCAGGCGCACGTCGCCCGCGCTTCCTCAACCAGAAGGATTTCGATGGGTCTGCCGTTGGGTTGAACTCTCTTCATTCGCTTGAGGGTTAGTCGGGAGGGTGAAAAAGAACGTCGCACCCTGGCCGAGTTGGGATTCCACCCAAATCCGGCCGCCGTGACGTTCGACAATCTTCCTGCAAATGGCCAGGCCGATGCCTGTGCCGGGGTATTGCGCCTGGGTGTGGAGGCGTTGGAAAATCACGAAAATACGCTCCGAAAACTGCGGATCAATCCCGATGCCATTGTCTCGCACCGAGAAAAGCCATTCGGCCTCCGGACCGGCGGTGGAACGATTCCGTTGCGACGCCGACACATGGACTTGAGGAGCTTCCGACCCGCGAAACTTAAGCGCGTTGCTGATCAAATTCTGGAAAAGTTGAGCCAGTTGTGTAGCGTCGCCTTGAACGGTTGGCAAGTCATCGTTCGTCACAATCGCGCCGGTCTCTTCGATTCGCTCACGCAGATTGGCAATTGTCTGCCCCAAGACCGACGTGCAATCCACGCTCGCGAATTCCTGCCCCTTTGATCCCACCCTGGAATAGGCCAGCAAATCATTGATCAATTGCTGCATCCGGTTGGCGCCGTCCACGGCATATTGGATGAACTCCAACGCGTCGCCCTCCAGTTTCTCCCGGTATCGCCGCGCCAGGAGTTGCGTGTAACTCGCGACCATCCGAAGCGGTTCCTGGAGATCCTGCGAGGCGACATACGCGAATTGTTCCAGCTCGGCGTTGGAACGCGC is a genomic window containing:
- a CDS encoding response regulator, which translates into the protein MASNLPTVGRVRPGEPRPTSWEHVGIGSLGTGSPYRSQTEQNPPLKVLLVEDNPGDAWLLRDLLNRAGARNFQIVHVETLKAALEQMRESEPDIILLDLSLPDAHGQETVTLSPDFHF
- a CDS encoding septum formation initiator family protein, with protein sequence MDAQPRLCPRHDDFLWRVLFLRLPGDSLLHRTTVPGSPYPADVLQSGRVASLEEGAEVKGAFVVTQTCSQHHPKSSRSPQILSSSIAAITRTTRTKKFARRAMISSDTDGIQLRALCGWRLATLCFPSVLKPALLPSMNVDVGIWGKLNRLVTVLLLIAVVIGVAIWYLPVIKNNEAMRKEILNLAAQVRQEEEIARRLETRIKALKNDPKALERVAREKLGYVKPGETMIRFIDPPALGGPSN